Genomic segment of Aliarcobacter trophiarum LMG 25534:
GGGGAATCTATTTGTCAAGCTTCTTCTTAAATCATCAGTTAAAATTTGCCAAGCATTTGGGAAGTTTATTATTCTTTGTATAGTTTTATAAACTTCATTTGCAAACTCTAAACCTAAGCCGATTTTAAATTCTTCATAATAATCTATATAGCTATTTAACTCTATTTCTGCTTCAAAATGAAAAGAGTATTTCATTTATCAAACTTTTTAGCAATTTTTCTAAAAACTTCATCTCCATTTATAAGCTCTGTTTGATTTAATTCAATTTGATTTTTTCGTTCTTTTGCCTCTTTTATCCATAAATCAGTTATTGTTTTATCTGTTGGATTTAAGCTAGATAATATCTTATCAACAATTTTTGTTTTTATATCTATTGGTAAAAGTTCTACTTCATCTAATAGTTGTTTTTGATTTAATGCCAACATTTTAAATCCTTTTTTAATTTAAGTTAATGATTATATCATATTTGATTTTTATATTTTAAGCTTTTTAAAATAGCTCTT
This window contains:
- a CDS encoding addiction module protein; translation: MLALNQKQLLDEVELLPIDIKTKIVDKILSSLNPTDKTITDLWIKEAKERKNQIELNQTELINGDEVFRKIAKKFDK
- a CDS encoding type II toxin-antitoxin system RelE/ParE family toxin yields the protein MKYSFHFEAEIELNSYIDYYEEFKIGLGLEFANEVYKTIQRIINFPNAWQILTDDLRRSLTNRFPFGVIYYMKNDEIIILAIMHLRKKPDYFLKRK